The genome window tatgaatggtcagccaggcccagccaatcagaattatttttttcccacaaaagggatttatcacagacaaaaatactcctcagcacccatGCCCctcccctcagacgatcccgcttGTGAAGGACCCgaatgtggagatcctgggctggcgtggttacacgtggtctgcagttgaggcctgttagacatactgccaaattctctaaaacgacgtggtagagaaatgaacattgaattctctaggaacagctctggtggacattcctgcagtgtatcatgacaattgcatgctccctcaaaacttgagatatctgtggcattgtgttgtgtgaataaactgcccattttagagtggccttttattgtcttgTGTAatgtgcaatgatcatgctgtttaatcagcttcttgatatgccacacatgtcaggtggatggattatcttgacaaatgctataatgcttactaacaggggtgtaaacaaatttatgcataacatttgagaaaaatacgttttttgcgcatgtggaacatttctgggacgttttatttcagctcatgaaacacgggaccaacactttacatgttgcgtttatatttttgttcagtgtacatcacagaagactgaaaaataacaaaaccatttgacgtagaaacaccagattttcagcaggtttaaaaaaatatttgtttaggAATTATGAAtaaatgaaaaatatgaataacatttcacccatgaggccactagtcatttgactgcaggaaagggctatgAGACCTTTAAATAAGCTGAGCCACTGCCCTGCAGTATGAAAAGGAGGTGGTATAAAAAGGAGTGACACAGCAACACTACCAACATTATTCACATACAGTGGGgtccgaaattattgacacccttgataaagatgagcaataatgactgtataaaatgtagAATTCAAACACTAAGCTATACTGTATGCTCAAAATTgggaaaatatattattttatactaatacaattgctctaAAAGGTAGGGattaaaatgattgacacccctaaagattcttataaataaactagtcaaaagtttagtatttggtccaatATTCCTAGCACGTGTAATGagtacgatgggagacagagagctggtttcaagcgcagggtgcagcaggtgtttattgtaaaggaccacaggaggaggcaggtagctgggtccaggggcaggcagaaggtcatacacaggggggtccaacaaggcaacagtacaggAAGGGAAACGGCTAATAACAtcatccgggagatcaggcaataggttgataacaggaaatccggtaggctaaagtacaggcagggaataggcaagaggcgtcgttagtgaggcaggcaaaaacaaTCATACACTGGAGGATTCAATTATGGGAAAACCAGAGCTCtgaatagaagtgtgtcacaaaacaaacgaTACCTCACAATGAtcgggtgcaaagaactgaactaaatagtgtgtgatcgTGACatacaggtgatcagaattcaggtgatcgttgatctggagagtgagctgcgttcaggggatctacgtctttgggagtgtgagttggaagcagacgttacagcaCGTAATAACTACATCaaacttgtgactctacaaacttgttggatgcatttgcagttcctttaggttgtgtttcagatcattttgtgcccaatagaaatgaatggtaaatcatGTATCATGTCATTTTGGACTCACTTTTATTTTAAATGAGAATAGagcatgtttctaaacactttttCATTAATGTGGATTCTACCGTGATTATGGATAaccctgaatgaattgtgaatcatgatgagtgagaaagttacagagggtcaaacgtcatacccccaagacatactatactcccctgttattggtaatggtctTGGGGGTATGAATGATTTTTGACCCTCTgtgactttctcactcatcattattcacgattcattcaggattatccatagtgtagtcattgcgtgccaggaatatgggaccaaatactacacttttgatTACTATATTtctaagaatctttaggggtgtcaataattttgacccttacctttttgagaaaaataatattacttgttaaacaaaatcatctctttctctgagcaattgtattagtataaaataatataattcccCCTATTTTTGAGCAtataatatagctcagtatttgaattattatcaagggtgtcaatcatttcagaaCCCACAGTATACCAATACAAGTACAATGGGAAAGGTGACATTTCCCATATCATATCACATGAACAACTCTAGATACTCACTATAGCCCACCTAAACATTCAATCAAGCTGTGCACTGAATTGTGCCTTTTTCAAAATGACACTGTTTTCTTTTAAACCACCCAAATGTTTATTCATTTGAAATTCAGATCATCTCACTGTGAACCAATGTTCTTCAGAGGTGGCCAGAAAGGACATCTGTCATTTTAGGCTCTTGACTCTCTCAACCACTTGATCCTCTGACTCACTGCCACTAACCCAGCCTTTCTTCCATCCTCACCGTAGCTACACTTAGAAAAAACGGGTTCCAAAAAGGATCTTCAGCTGTCCCCTTAAGATAACACTTTTTGGTTGAGGTAGAACCTTTTTTTTGTTCCAGGAAATTATAGTCACTGCTGATGCAGTGTGCAGTCTTCATTTGCACTGCAGATTAATTAACATATAAAAAATGTGTTGTACAAAAGTAATAACAAATAAAttcaaaaaagtataattttaagACAGCGGTTCTTACTTTGGATCAAGTAGTTTAAAACCTCTGTATTGGTCCCCACCATGACCAGGTAATATGCAGTCATTGATAGCAAAcataactattttgggttccttgtagaaccatctgtgtaaagggttctacatggaacttaagtgttctacctggaaccaaaaagggctcttcagagggttctcctgtggggacTGCCAAAATAACCATTTTAAGTTCTAGATGGCACTTTTCTAAGAGTGTTCCTCTCCCTTATTCTCTGCCCTGCATCGTTAATGGGTTATTCAGGCAAGCCGAGCAGGAGACACAGCTGGGCTGAATATCAGgccttccctccaggacacagAATTGAGCCATCCTTGCTTTGACCCCTGCCTGTATTATTTTCGGCAGTAATTCAATGCACAAGGCTCAGTGATACTCAATGATCCCCTCTGGTGGACGGAACGTTCAACTGCCACTGTCATTGACTTTGCAGCATCAGCAAAATCTCTAATGCAGCAGCCACTATTTGAATTCAGGTGCATGTGTGCATACGTATGAAGGCGTTTCTGCCATTTTCATCAAGGCTATGATTGATGTGCACTGCAAATGGCCAATTAGGCTTCATCACATTATCAGATGGTGTTGATCGACCTAATTTATGATTTTCTTTGTGCCAGTGGCCACTCCCTAACCCCCCATCTGATCTTCCTGTGTCTGTCCTTTTAGCACTCGACGCTGTCACGCAAGTTTGTAGAGGTGATGACCGAGTACAACACCACGCAGTCCAAATACAGGGACCGCTGCAAGGACCGTATCCAGAGACAGCTGGAGATCAGTGAGTATCTGTAGCCCACCACCATCATAGGGCACAGTTAATACACCACTGACATTCAATACTATACTCTATATCATGGATCATTGGGTGGCCAAATGAAAAATATTGGGGGGCCAAATGATTCCACCCGCGGGCCAAATTCGGTCCgtgggccaccagttggggaaccctgctctatGTAGTATCTATGTATGGCGATACTTTACAAGTATAGTACAGTTCGTAGGGCTGTACACAGACATTGCAGTATATTGACATTATCAACCTAGATTCTCTCTTTTAGGGTGGGTTAGGCCCAGACTTTGTTTAGCGTTCTTTGTCAATTACTTTGTTAAAATGGCTGCACAAATACAATCCaactgattgattggttgattgattttgTGATTGGAAATAAATCAACAAGACTAATGCCATGCACACACATGTTGACAGCAGACAGGGTTACACCGACTGACAAGGAGGTACGTTAGTATCTTACACAAGAAATAGCCAGAGTTCTTACTAAATATACACTGATACCCAACAGCGCAGACACAAAAATGGGTTTTGCAGACGTAAGGATATTTTCAAGGCAGCCCCACTGACCTTCATATGAGACAGACTGTAATTCACAGACAGTGAGTATCCTTTTAATACTGAAGTATTAGATAATACCGAagtacacagacacagacactggCAAGCGTTTCATACACAACTCACAGCCATAGTGACATCTGAGATCCAGACATCAACTAGTATTATGCACAGACACAGTATTTTTCAAAGACTGGGACAGACTAAGCAGAATAGATGCATTTTAAGTTTATTAAGACTATACTAAGTAGACAAGGGGGTTGAATGGCCACATATGACCACATATTAGCCAATGATAAGTTGTGTAGTCATGCAGTTGGCAAAAACAAAAGACTTTCGTTATAGTACAGTGGTAACTTCATTGTAATTCAgctcatacatttaatttaaaagctgtattttctttcattttctttcattttgaaTAATATTTTTAGGATACCTTCGAGCTTTAAATTGATCTAGATTATTCTAGACATCTGGTTAGAGATACATGCTCTTTTTTAATTACTGCCCAGAATCTGTGCTGTGCCTCAAATTGGCACTAAAACGGTGGAAATGTGTTGATTTAAATAACTAAACTTTAAGTGCATCAGGCAAAGCATTATGATCATTTGTTGGCAATATATTtaattgcgtgtgtgtgtgtgtgtgtgtgtgtgtgtgtgtgtgtgtgtgtgcgtgtgcgtgtgcctgtgtgtgctcGGCAGCTGGGAGAACAACCACCAACGAGGAGCTGGAGGATATGCTGGAGAGTGGCAAGCTTGCCATTTTCACCGATGATGTGAGTACAACACCTGAGCCTGGCCATTCCCCATGGCAGACATATATCCACAGTGAAGGCATGGGGACCACAGATGCTAATAACCTGTGTGGCTAGTTATAGCTAACTCGCTACATCTGTCACGTTTGCTTTCAATAAACTACCGCTATGTCCTGATATGAATTTTAACAGAAGAAGAATGTTGATTATTACAGGGGGTAAAATAACACATCAAATCCTCTTCTATCCTCATCATCGGTCTCCTTCGCAACCCTCTGTTTTGGGTCCTTAGATCAAGATGGACTCTCAGATAGACAAGCAGGCCCTGAATGAGATTGAGACCCGACACACCGAGATCATCAAGCTGGAGAACAGCATCCGTGAGCTGCACGACATGTTTGTAGACATGGCCATGCTGGTTGAGAGCCAGGTaaacttttgtttttattttaaatgtttttaaaagaTGAATGAATTAATGAAAGCCCAGTTTTATGCCATTAGCCTTATGTTGAGCACAGAATAGATTACAATCGGGCCTACTCACGCCAATATCAAGGGTGTGGCTTAATTCTGCACCAATGGCATCAGAGTCATTTTGTGATGTTGAAATGAAAACATTGGAGCATTTATGTATCTTCGGACTGTGCCTTACATCTTCCATAATGAAATCTGTCCAACTGTGATTTCGTTTTTGACACAGTTGACTGAGAACAGGGCAGATATTTGGAGCTGAACGTATGAATGTATGACATTTAGCCTCGGGCGTGTGGGTTCACAGGCATATATGCGTAATTGTGCTTTGACACTAGAGAAATGTTGCATGCGGTATCCTGTTATCATTCTATGTTTAGATTGAGACTGTGAGTAAACACACTGTTGCCTAAACTAGTTCCACACCAATGAGCAATGCTGTGTAGCCATTCAGAAAAGCTCAGGCTACAACTGTAGCCTTTTTACATCCTGGTTTCATCCGTGTAGCCGGCTCTCTGTTGCTAGGGTTCAGTTATCTTAATTAACGAAGGGTTCTTACAGTATGTTCAGGGTTAAAAGCACTTAAATTGAAATGGTATAGCAAATACTTGCACCTTATAAATGCATGACAAAACACCTCACTTAAATACTGTATGATATTCTAGAATTTTTGTCTTAAATGTGTTGGTAACATACTACAGTTTATTCCCAAAACTTAACTTAATTAAGTTACATGATCAAATATTTTCATATTTACAGAACATTTATTAATATTACATAGCATCTCTATACATTATGTGAGATACAATATGAGAATACTATGTTGCCAATTTCGATTCTCACTGTTGACATCCATTAAGAGCCTATGAATCTCATCAGGATGACCTAAATTAGGAAATTGCTTCTGGGTAAAAGGGAAATATGGTTTCTAAGTTTAGCTCATGCACTATAAACCGTTTGTGAGTGGGGGCTTTGGATTATTTCATCCAAAGTACAATAGGGGGGGGAAAATGCTTTTGAGTGACAattcttctctttctctgagggCTTTTCCTCATGGACAATATGCAATTGTGTGTGATGAATAAACATAGGTACTTAGCTAAGCTCATCTCATTTATGTATCCATACTGTTGTTAATATAAAAAATCCATCCTTTAGATGGAAGACAACATTTAGATGCTAAGTGGCGTCATCAATATCACTTACAGTACTTTATAACTGGAATAAAAATGAATAGAAACAGCTTATATTTGTGCTAGAAGCTTTGTTTGGATTCGAAAGACCAGAAATACAATACCACACATGAGCCTTAAAAAATATGGGGCGGAAACATATGCATACAATGTGGTTGAGGCTGACTTTAAGTGATAATAGACAAGGTATTCTCCTCAGTCCGCTTGCATTTTGATGACGGTGCTTTTTGCTGTTTACAGGGAGAGATGATTGACAGAATTGAGTACAACGTGGAGCACTCCGTGGACTTTGTGGAGCGGGCGGTGTCTGACACCAAGAAGGCTGTCAAATACCAGAGCCAGGCTCGCAAGGTAAGTCACAGGCTCTCCGTAGAGCAGGGCCAACGCATATATTGTGCATACACATGTTTTATCACTGTTACTTTGCTGTAATCCACATCCCCCACCTACATGAGGatgtatacatactgtacattctaaTATACATACTATACGTATGACATCATATaaacaaacacaggcacacatacTAAAATAGGCACGGCATCCTCCTACAGTCAATCACACCACAAAAGGTTAATGCCCACCACCCCCTCATACTATATTATtaaagagtacacacacacacacacactcacgcacacactctaataataataatatcaaccACCTcttcatgtacagtgcatttccTCTTGGGCATTCCACCCTCATTCACACAGTACCTTAGTGATTACCAAGCGACCAACATCCACAGGCGTGATAGCTTTGGACATAATGTACACACTAATGTGTATAGATAAATGATATTGTCCCTTACCGTAAAACTGTCCCGTAGCATGTATGCAATCACATTCCTGTGTCTTGCTAACACCATCACCgccttgtcccccccccccccttgcagAAGAAGCTCATGATCATCGTCTGCTGTACTATTCTGGGAGTTGTCTTGGCGTCCACTATCGGCGGATACCTGGGCTTTTAATGACGACGACGACAATGACGAAGGACGGCcacaagagaaaaaaaacacacagagagaaaaatatCATATACAATATCAGATAAGGAAAACGTTCTAAAAGGGGTTGGGTGGGGTTGAAAAAACAAAGACCAAAAAAATACGACAATATAACTGACTAAATACATAACATACAAAAAAGAGGGTACAAATAAACATAATATTTGCAATGTACATGTAAATGTATTGAACATAAGAAACAGCACATGGGTTAGCTACCTGGAAAGAAATATgacgtaaaaaatattttttggaaCGTTTCATTCTTTTTTGGGGGATCTCCAGGACAGTGCCAATGACTGCTAAATTGTGTGTCGTTCCAGCAAAGGTAGTTTACTTGGAATGCGATTTTAGAACATAATGCACAAAACTGTAGAAGGGAATTGGGATGATCGGTGTAGCTTATTTCATAGATACAATAATCACGTTTCGTTGGGAGACACTGACTTTGGTTTTGGTCTTTTAGAGACTTCTCATGGGTTGATTATTCCTGTCAATCAGGTTAATCAGCCAGTCAAATTAGTGTAGTCAACTTGAGTAACCTGCCAATAGGCTAATCAAATCTCCTAGATAGGCATTCATTCGCAACAATGTCTTTACTTCGACCAATTGGGACAAGAGCTTACACCCATGGAGCTGTTACAACGGCAGATGAAAGGCGTGGCACTGCAGTAGCAGGTTTAAAAAACAACTTAACAGTTTGCAGGTGCTCCATCAAAGCCCTTCTCTGCTCTTATCCATACAGTAGGAGCATGGAGAGAGGAATGTCTCCGGGTCTTCAGTTAATTCGATATGTCTGTGGCAGAAACCAAATTCAGAGAGACAGATTAGAGAAatgaggcggggggggggggggggggggttggggtaaACCGACGGTCGAACTATGCAGTTTTGACAAAGAAAGCCGACCAGCTCGAGTTTTCCCAAGGATGTTaaaagagaacagacagagaagaaATACAccagagagggaaggaagagagggaggtgaaagaaagagagacctaTAGCCGTCATGCCTGTTCTACAGATTTTGCAAAAAATTTGGAACATATTAAAAAGTAAAGATGAAAATTGAACAACGGAATCTCAAAACTTGAAATGCTGGCTAGCCCTGGTGTAGAGTCTCATGTCTTACTTTGGAAGTGGTTAGTTCTACTGTGGTCGTGTAGTGTGTGATGTGTCCTGTGACAAATAGTCTGGCCTCATATTTTCTTTATGGACCTTTAGCTATATTTTGCAGTTTGCTTTATTCTATTTTCAAAGATACAAAACATATAAGCAAATGGGTACTTTGAATGGAACAAGTTTGTGTGCCCCTCTTGTgaaattttattttttactaagcAAAGATATAATCTTAAAAAACACGCAACTATAGAATCGATTCATAAAACATGTTAGGTATTGATAATCTATCAATCGGTAGGTCATGTTGAGTTTTAAGGGAACCTATTCAACCCTCTGCTTGAGTTGTTTGGGTGCCATTTCATAAAGATGGGCGTTTTCCTCTTAATATTCCGTTGATGGTGCTGAACAATTACCAGTTCAGAATGACAAGGTCAGGAGAGAATACTGTGCTCTATGATTGCACAATCTACAAACCAATGCCATTTGAGTTCAGGCTAAGAACAGATATGAATGCTGCTACATTTATCTGAAGGAGACAACTCTACCTTGCCAAGGAAATATGCATGGCAACATGATACGGATGTCATAGTGACTCTGTTGAAGCCAGCACTGTAATGTCGCAGATTAAGATCCAAATTGCGGGAATGACTGGATCAAAATCATGACTCGTGAGCCTCTTGCCCTCGAAGTCCCAATTCCCTGGCTTGCGTTGACGGTGTTGGCCCCGACTAGATGAACTAAATCGTTCTGACTGTTTGGGGTCACCTTCATGGAATAGTGTCCCAGTGTAGTTCATATGACAAGGCCTTACCCCCTGTGATCTAGATTGGACATGGACCTAATCAGAATGTCGAATATACTCTACGATCAATAGATATTGAAAAAGCAACAACTTTATTGATGGtgtattgatttgatttgattatagcCAATTTAAAGAGTAACCCAATTATCCTTTGACGTTAGCTTCCTATATGTAGGAACTTCATAGGATATAAGTTgtaacctagcggttaagagcgttgggccagtaactgaaaggttgctggttcgaatacctgagctgactaggtgaacaatcttgagcaaggcacttaaccctaattgctcctgtactaccctctggataagagcgtctgctaaatgacttaaatgtaagtcAGAAGTTGTACTTTTCTTCATTTCAAGTGCCCAAACAGACTATGCTAGCCACCGCAAGATGAAACTGTGTATTCTTGTAATTGATACTTTGACTGTATAT of Salmo trutta chromosome 1, fSalTru1.1, whole genome shotgun sequence contains these proteins:
- the LOC115197156 gene encoding syntaxin-1B, which gives rise to MKDRTQELRSAKDSDDDEEVVQVDRDHFMDEFFEQVEEIRVCIDKLSEDVEQVKKQHSAILAAPNPDEKTKQELEDLTADIKKTANKVRSKLKAIEQSIEQEEGLNRSSADLRIRKTQHSTLSRKFVEVMTEYNTTQSKYRDRCKDRIQRQLEITGRTTTNEELEDMLESGKLAIFTDDIKMDSQIDKQALNEIETRHTEIIKLENSIRELHDMFVDMAMLVESQGEMIDRIEYNVEHSVDFVERAVSDTKKAVKYQSQARKKKLMIIVCCTILGVVLASTIGGYLGF